The following coding sequences are from one Bacillus carboniphilus window:
- a CDS encoding thymidine kinase: MFVVKQSGWIEVICGSMFSGKSEELIKRVRKAQFAKETVAVFKPAIDNRYSEVAVVSHNGTQVQAISVTSPSDILSRVDANVDLVAIDEVQFLDQEIVDVVQQLANQGHRVVLAGLDQDFRGEPFGPMPQLLAVAELVTKLHAVCSVCGSPASRTQRLIDGQPAHYNDPVIQVGAAESYEPRCRHHHQVPGKVAAATTTV; this comes from the coding sequence ATGTTTGTTGTAAAACAATCTGGCTGGATTGAAGTAATATGTGGAAGTATGTTTTCTGGGAAATCAGAGGAACTCATTAAGAGGGTACGTAAGGCACAATTTGCAAAAGAAACCGTTGCCGTTTTTAAACCTGCCATTGATAACCGATATAGTGAGGTAGCCGTTGTTTCCCATAATGGGACTCAAGTTCAAGCTATTTCTGTAACGTCTCCATCGGATATTTTATCTCGTGTAGATGCAAATGTTGATTTAGTAGCCATTGACGAAGTTCAATTTCTGGATCAAGAAATTGTGGATGTGGTTCAACAATTGGCGAATCAGGGACACCGTGTAGTGCTAGCGGGTCTAGATCAGGATTTCCGTGGAGAGCCATTCGGACCTATGCCACAACTTCTGGCTGTTGCAGAATTAGTTACTAAGTTACATGCTGTATGCTCCGTATGTGGGTCACCAGCAAGTCGGACTCAACGTCTCATTGATGGACAACCAGCCCACTACAATGACCCAGTCATCCAAGTGGGTGCAGCTGAAAGCTACGAACCAAGATGTCGTCACCATCACCAAGTCCCGGGTAAGGTGGCAGCAGCGACAACCACAGTTTAA
- the rpmE gene encoding 50S ribosomal protein L31, with the protein MKQGIHPNFKKALVKCACGNEFETGSVKEEIRVEVCSECHPFYTGRQKFASADGRVDRFNKKYGLK; encoded by the coding sequence ATGAAACAAGGTATCCATCCAAATTTCAAAAAAGCGCTTGTTAAATGCGCATGCGGTAACGAATTTGAAACTGGTTCAGTTAAGGAAGAGATTCGCGTAGAGGTATGCTCTGAATGTCATCCATTCTACACTGGCCGTCAAAAATTTGCTTCTGCAGATGGACGTGTTGATCGATTCAATAAAAAATACGGCCTTAAGTAA
- the rho gene encoding transcription termination factor Rho yields MEELTITGLENMKLKDLYELARKYKISYYSKLTKKELIFAILKAQAEQEGYFFMEGVLEIIQSEGFGFLRPINYSPSSEDIYISASQIRRFDLRNGDKVSGKVRPPKENERYFGLLHVEMVNGDDPETAKERVHFPALTPLYPDRQVTLETTTRNLSTRIMDLISPVGFGQRGLIVAPPKAGKTMLLKEIANAITTNHPEAELIVLLIDERPEEVTDIERSVAGDVVSSTFDEVPENHIKVAELVLERAMRLVEHKRDVIILMDSITRLARAYNLVIPPSGRTLSGGIDPAAFHRPKRFFGAARNIEEGGSLTILATALVDTGSRMDDVIYEEFKGTGNMELHLDRNLAERRIFPAIDIRRSGTRREELLVEKDHLEKLWAMRKAMTDTPDFSEKLLRRLRQTKSNEEFFEQLSEEMKQKKS; encoded by the coding sequence ATGGAAGAACTAACAATTACCGGTCTTGAAAATATGAAATTAAAAGACCTTTACGAACTTGCAAGAAAATATAAGATTTCATACTACAGCAAATTAACAAAAAAAGAACTTATTTTTGCCATCTTAAAAGCTCAAGCAGAACAAGAAGGATACTTCTTTATGGAAGGTGTCCTAGAAATCATCCAATCAGAAGGTTTTGGATTTTTAAGACCAATCAACTACTCGCCAAGCTCTGAAGACATCTATATATCAGCTTCACAAATTCGCCGATTTGACCTTCGTAACGGGGACAAGGTATCTGGTAAGGTTCGTCCTCCAAAAGAAAACGAAAGATACTTTGGTCTACTCCATGTAGAAATGGTCAATGGTGATGACCCTGAGACAGCGAAAGAAAGAGTTCATTTTCCTGCCTTAACTCCTTTATATCCAGACCGTCAAGTAACATTAGAAACCACTACTCGAAACCTATCGACTCGTATTATGGACTTAATTTCACCAGTCGGTTTTGGTCAACGTGGATTGATTGTAGCTCCACCTAAAGCAGGTAAAACGATGCTACTTAAAGAAATTGCAAATGCCATCACAACCAATCATCCGGAAGCGGAACTGATTGTACTTTTAATTGATGAGCGTCCAGAAGAGGTAACAGATATTGAGCGTTCAGTAGCAGGTGACGTGGTTAGCTCAACATTTGATGAAGTGCCAGAAAACCACATTAAAGTAGCTGAATTAGTCCTTGAGCGTGCCATGCGTCTAGTTGAGCACAAGCGCGATGTTATTATTCTAATGGATAGTATCACTCGTTTAGCGCGTGCATACAACTTGGTCATCCCACCAAGTGGACGTACCCTTTCTGGTGGTATTGACCCAGCAGCATTCCACCGTCCAAAGCGTTTCTTTGGTGCTGCCCGTAATATCGAAGAGGGCGGTAGCTTAACGATTTTAGCAACGGCTCTTGTCGATACTGGTTCTCGTATGGATGATGTGATTTACGAAGAATTTAAAGGTACAGGTAACATGGAGCTACATTTAGATAGAAATCTTGCAGAAAGACGTATTTTCCCTGCAATCGATATTCGTCGTTCTGGTACTCGTCGCGAAGAGTTACTGGTAGAAAAAGATCACCTCGAAAAGCTTTGGGCGATGAGAAAAGCGATGACCGACACACCAGATTTCTCAGAAAAATTACTAAGACGTCTTCGTCAAACAAAATCCAACGAAGAGTTCTTTGAGCAGCTTTCTGAAGAAATGAAGCAAAAGAAATCCTAA
- the glpX gene encoding class II fructose-bisphosphatase, protein MERSLSMELVRVTEGAALASARWMGRGLKDEADEAATSAMRDVFDTVPMKGTVVIGEGEMDEAPMLYIGEKLGTGYGPRVDVAVDPLEGTNIVASGGWNALAVLAIADNGCLLHAPDMYMDKIAVGPEAVGQIDINASVLDNLKAVAKAKNKDIEDVVATVLNRERHGKIIQELREAGARIKLINDGDVAGAINTAFDHTGVDILFGSGGAPEGVIAAVALKCLGGEIQGKLLPQNDQEVERCIKMGLDLEKVLLMEDLVRGDDAIFAATGVTDGELLRGVQFKGSYGLTHSLVMRAKSGTVRFIDGRHSLKKKPNLVIRPS, encoded by the coding sequence ATGGAACGAAGTCTGTCAATGGAGTTAGTGCGTGTCACAGAAGGCGCAGCCCTTGCTTCTGCCCGTTGGATGGGAAGAGGACTAAAGGATGAAGCAGATGAAGCTGCTACGAGTGCGATGCGTGATGTATTTGATACTGTCCCTATGAAAGGAACGGTAGTCATTGGAGAAGGAGAAATGGATGAAGCTCCAATGTTATATATAGGGGAAAAGCTAGGTACAGGTTATGGCCCTCGTGTAGATGTAGCAGTTGACCCGTTAGAAGGGACAAACATTGTTGCATCAGGTGGCTGGAATGCCCTTGCAGTTTTGGCTATTGCGGATAATGGCTGCCTACTTCATGCTCCAGATATGTATATGGACAAAATTGCAGTTGGACCTGAAGCAGTTGGTCAAATCGACATCAACGCTTCCGTATTAGACAACCTAAAAGCTGTAGCGAAAGCAAAAAATAAGGACATTGAAGATGTGGTAGCAACCGTTTTAAATCGTGAAAGACACGGTAAAATCATTCAAGAGCTTAGAGAAGCGGGAGCCCGAATTAAGTTAATCAACGATGGTGATGTTGCAGGTGCGATTAATACTGCGTTTGATCATACGGGTGTAGATATCTTATTTGGATCCGGTGGAGCACCTGAAGGCGTTATAGCTGCGGTCGCACTAAAATGTTTAGGTGGAGAAATCCAAGGGAAATTACTACCTCAGAATGACCAAGAAGTAGAGCGATGCATCAAAATGGGACTAGACCTAGAAAAAGTCTTACTCATGGAAGACTTAGTTCGAGGAGATGACGCCATCTTTGCAGCAACGGGTGTAACAGACGGTGAGCTATTAAGAGGTGTCCAATTCAAAGGCTCCTACGGATTAACACACTCCCTAGTTATGCGAGCAAAATCAGGAACGGTTCGTTTTATCGATGGAAGACACAGCTTGAAAAAGAAGCCAAACCTTGTGATCAGGCCGTCGTAA